The window CTGGAAGCTGCGCGTCTGCGCGCCACGGCCGTAGACGGTGATCGGCTGGCCGGTCAGAGCCTGATAGATGAAGTTGGGCACGGCGCGGCCGTCATTCAGGCGCATCCGCGGGCCATAGGTGTTGAAGATGCGCACGATGCGCGTCTCCAGGCCGTGATAGCGGTGGTAGGCCATGGTCATCGCTTCCGAGAAGCGCTTGGCCTCGTCATAGACGCCGCGCGGGCCAATGGGGTTCACGTGGCCCCAATAGCTCTCCGGCTGCGGATTGACCTGCGGGTCGCCGTACACTTCCGAGGTCGAGGCCAGCAGGTAGCGCGCCCCTTTCTGCTTGGCCAGGCCCAGGGTGTTATGCGTGCCCAACGAGCCGACCTTGAGCGTGGGGATGGGATGCTCCAGGTAATCGATGGGGCTGGCCGGCGAGGCGAAATGCAGCACGGCGTCCAGCGGGCCGGGCACGTAGATATATTGGCTGACGTTGTGCTTGATGAAGCTGAACCGGTCGTGCCCAAAGAGATGGGCGATGTTGTCCATGCTGCCGGTGATGAGATTGTCCATGCCGACGACGGTATGGCCCTCGCCGATAAAACGGTCGCATAGATGCGACCCCAGGAAACCGGCCGCGCCGGTGATCAGTATGCGCATTGTAGTTCTCCAGTTATCGTCGTTGGGGCGCGTGGCGCGCCGCAACGTTGGGCGTCATTTTACCCCCGCGCCGGAGTACGGGCGAATCGGCGAGCGTGGTATAATTCACGCCCATGAGTGACGCACCGACTTTATCATCCGCGCCCCCGGCGGGTGTTGACATCCACGAACAGCGCCAGGCCGACTCGGCCGGCCCTGAACCCAACGCCGACATCCACGAACGGCGCAAGGCCGACCATATCCGCATCAACCTGGAAGAAAACGTCACCTTCCGGCTGACCACTGGCCTGGAAGAGTATTTCTTCATGCATCAGGCACTGCCCGAGCTGGACCTGGCCGCCGTCGATACCGGTAGCGTAGTTCTGGGCAAACAACTGAACACGCCCCTGCTCATCTCCTCGATGACCGGCGGCACGGCCAAGGCGCGGGAGATCAACCGCACGCTGGCCGCCGCCGCCCAGGAAGTCGGCATGGCGATGGGCCTCGGCTCCATGCGCGCCGGCATCGAAGACCCGGCGCTGGAATCAACCTACCAGGTACGCGACGTGGCCCCCGACATCCTGCTCTTCGCCAATCTGGGCGCGGTGCAACTCAACTACGGCTACGACGAGAGCCATTGCCGCCGCGCCGTGGACATGATCGACGCCGACGCCCTTATTTTGCACTTCAACGCCCTACAGGAAGCGGTGCAGCCCGAAGGCGACGGCAACTTCGCCGGGCTGCTGGCGAAAATCGAGACCATCTGCCGCCGGCTGCCCGTGCCCGTCATCGCCAAGGAAGTCGGCTGGGGCTTCTCGCGCGAGGCGGCCCGGCAACTGGCCGACGCCGGCGTGGCGGCCATCGACGTGGCCGGCGCGGGCGGCACGTCGTGGAGCCAGGTGGAGATGCACCGCGCCCCCACTGCCCGCCATGCCCGCGTGGCCGGGGCCTTCATCGATTGGGGCATCCCCACCGCCGCCTCCATTCGCTATTGCCGCGAGGCCGCGCCCCATCTGCCCATCTTCGCCAGCGGCGGCATCCGTGACGGCATCGAGGCCGCTAAGTGCATCGCCCTGGGCGCGTCGCTGGTGGGGCTGGCCGGCGAATTCCTGCGCGCCGCCGACCGGGATGGCGTGGCCGGCGTCGTCGATCTGGCCGGAACGATCACCCAGGAATTGCGGGTCGCCATGTTCTGCGCCGCCGCCGGCGATCTGGCCACCCTGGCCCGCACGCCGTTGCACCGCGCTTATTAATCCATCAATCCATTCAACACCTGAAACCCTATGACCAGCGAACTTGACACCTTAGCCGCGGCCTATCTGCCCGCCCTGGAAGCCGAAATGCGCGCCGTACTGGGCGCGAGCGACAACGACTCGGCCGCCGACCCCTTCCTGGGCATGATCCATTACCACATGGGCTGGACCGATGCCGAATTGCGCCCCGCCGGCGGCAATAGCGGCAAACGCATCCGGCCGCTGCTCTGCCTGCTGGCCTGCGCGGCGGCCGGCGGCGATTGGCGGCAAGCCCTGCCCGCCGCGGCAGCCATCGAAATACTCCATAACTTCTCGCTCGTCCACGACGACATCGAGGACAACAGCCCCACGCGGCGCGGCCGGGCCACCCTCTGGACACTGTGGGGCCAGCCGCAGGCGATCAACACCGGCGACGCGATGTTCGCCCTGGCCCATCTGGCGCTGATTCGCCTGTCGGAGCGCGGCGTGCCCCCAGAAACGGTCGTGCGCGCCCTGCGTCGTTTTGACGAAACGTGCGTCGCCCTGACGCGCGGGCAGTACGTCGATATGAGCTTCGAGACGCGCGACGAGGTGGCTGTGGCCGACTACGTGGCGATGATCACCGGCAAGACGTCGGTGTTGGTCTGCCTGGCCGCCGAGCTGGGGGCGCTGATCGCCGGGGCGGACGAGACGCGCATCGGCCACTTCGCCGATTTCGGGCTGAACCTGGGTCTGGCCTTCCAGGTGCAGGATGACATCCTGGGCATCTGGGGCGACGAAAGCGTAACCGGCAAATCCGCGGCCACCGACATCACCACGCGCAAGAAGACGCTGCCCGTGCTCTATGGCCTGAGCCGCAACAGCGCCTTGCGCGCGTTGTATGCCGGGGATGCGGACGATGGCGATTTCGTGCGGCGGGCGGTGGCCTTGCTGGATGAATCGGGGGCGCAGACGTATGCGGCGGGCGAGGCCGAAGGCTATACCGCGGCAGCCAGTGCCAATCTGGCCGCTGCCCAGCCGGTCGAGCCGGCGGCCACGGCGCTACGGCAATTGACCGCCATGCTGCTGCAACGCAACTTCTAACGAATTTTCGGCAGAGAAACGAAAAGAGACCGGCTTTCGCCGGTCTCTTTTCGTTTGTTTACATGAAGCCGGACTAGTCGCCCGCCTCTTCCCAATCTTCATCCTCGACCGGGCCTTCCACGTCGAGGTCGGCGACGTCCTCATCTTCCCAGGCGTCCTCTTCCTCGTCCCAATCGCTCTCTTCCTCGACGTCCTCAAACTCGCTGACGAGGGTGATGCGCGACGCATCGGCCGCCGCGGCGGCGATGGCCGCCAGCACCTCGACGTCGGTGTCGTCGTCGATCAGGGCGCTGCTCGTCAGGCGCGTCGTGCCGCCCAATTCGGGATCCATGAAGAAGCCCTCGGGCAGGTCGGCGATCTCGTCCTCGCCGGTGCGGAAACCCGTTCCGGCCGGGATGAGCTTGCCGATGATGACGTTTTCCTTCAGACCGATCAGGCGATCTTCCTTGCCGGCGATGGCCGCCCCGGCCAGCACCTTGATCGTATGCTGGAAGGAACTGGCCGACAGGAAGCTGTCGGTATTGAGCGACGCCTTGGTGATGCCCAGCAACACCGGCTCGGCTTGCGCCGGCTGGCCGCCCTCGATCACCACTTCGTCGTTCTTCTCCTGGAAGATGGGCGCGTCGATCAGATCGCCGGGCAGCATGTCGGTGTCGCCCGATTCGGTCACGACCACCTTGCTCAACATCTTGCGGATGATGACCTCAAAGTGCTTGTCGTGGATGTTCTGACCCTGCGGCCGGTAGACCTGCTGCACTTCGCGCAGCAGATACTGCGTCACCGAATCGCGGCCCAGGATTTCCAGGATGCGATGCGGATTGCGCGAGCCTTCAGTCAACTGATCGCCGGCCTGCACCTGCTGGCCGTCGCTGATGAGCAGTCGCACGCCGGCGGCGATCTCGTAGTCGCGCTCCTCGCGGCTTTCCCAGGTCACGCGCAGGCCGTTCTCGTCGCGCGTCACGCGGCCGGGGTGGCGGGCGAAGATGATCTCGTCGCCGCTCTCGGCCAGCGTGCCACCGACAGCCACTTCCTGATTGTTTTCGACCAGGACCGACCAGCCGTCCGGCACTTCGTAGACGTCATCGACCAGCTTCACGTCGGTGATGAACACGTGGCGCACGCCGTCGATGACCCGCAGGTTGGCGATGCCGCCGATTTCGGTCATCACCGCCTCACCACGCGGCCGTTGGCGCGCCTCGAACAGTTCCTCGACGCGCGGCAGACCCTGCGTGATGTCGCCACCGGCCGAGGCCGTACCGCCGGTGTGGAAGGTACGCAACGTCAACTGCGTGCCCGGCTCGCCGATAGATTGGGCGGCCACGATACCGACGGCCACGCCCAACTCGACGAGCTTGCCGCGGGCCAGGTCCGTGCCGTAGCACTTGCGGCAGATGCCCAGCCGCAATTCGCAAGTCATGGGCGAGAAGACGTACACCTCGGCGACGTTCAGCCCGTCCACGGCCTCGGCCGATTCGGCGGTGAAGACATCGCCCTCGGCGATGACGATCTCGCCCGTCTCCTTGTTGACCACGGACTCGGCGGCCACGCGGCCGATCAGGCGCTCAGTCAGGGTTTGCTTGCCGAAGTTATCGGAGCGACGCACCCAGATGCCCTTGACCGTGCCGCAGTCCTCTTCCATGATGATGATGTCCTGGGCCACGTCAACCAGACGGCGGGTCAGATAGCCGGCGTCGGCCGTGCGCAGCGCGGTGTCGGCCAGACCCTTGCGCGCGCCGTGGGTGGAGATGAAGTACTCCAGCGCGTCCAACCCCTGGCGGAAGTTCGACTGAATCGGCACGGGGATGATGCGCCCTTGCGGGTCGGCCATCAGGCCGCGCATACCGGCCAACTGCGTGATGGGGCCGAAGCCGCCCTTGCCCGCGCCCGACAGGGCCATGATCGCCAGCGGGCCGTTGGGATCCATGGCCCGCTTCACGGCGTCGGCCACCTGATCCTTGGCTTCGTTCCACTGTTCGATGGTGCGCTGATACTGTTCCTCTTCGGTCAGCAGACCGCGGCGGAACTGGCGGTCGATCTCATCGACCCGCTTGCGCGCCCCGTCCAGGATTTCGGTGCGCTGTTCCGGGATGGTCAGGTCGGCCACCGCCACCGTCGTGCCCGACACCGTGGCGAAACGGAAGCCGATGTCCTTGATGGCATCGACCATCTCAATGGTTTCCTCGTCGCCGATGACCTGATGGACGCGGTTGATGAGCGCATTGACGCCGGCCTTGTCCAGGATGCGGTTGACGAAGCGGGCCTGCGGCGGCAGGGCCAGGTTGAATAAGGCCCGGCCGGGCGACGTTTCGATGATGCGCGTGCGCGGCTTGCCGTCGGCGTAGCGCGTGCCGTCGTCCTTCCAATAGGTTTGGGTCAGCAATCGAACCTTGGCGTGGATGTCAACGTAACCCAGTTCGTAGGCGGTCTCGATCTCTTCCAGGCTGCTGAAGATACGGCCCTCGCCCTTGCGGCCGTCGCGCATCATGGTGATGTAGTAGACGCCCAGCACCATGTCCTTCGACGGGCCGACAATCGGCTGGCCGTCGGCCGGCTTCAGCAGGTTGCGCGAGGCCATCATCAGGCTCTTGGCCTCTTCCACGGCCTTATCCGATAGCGGCACGTGGACGGCCATCTGGTCGCCGTCAAAGTCGGCATTGAACGCGGCGCAGACCAGCGGATGGAGCTGGATCGCCTTGCCCTCCACCAACTTGGGCATGAAAGCCTGAATACCCAGGCGGTGCAGCGTGGGGGCGCGATTGAGCAGGATGGGCCGGCCCTGGATGACTTCCTCCAGCACCTCCCAGACCTCCGGCGGTTGCCGCTCCATGAAGCGCTTGGCGCCCTTCACGTTGCTGGCGTGGCCGTATTGTACCAGCTTGCTGATGACGAACGGCCGGAATAGCTCCAGGGCCATCGTTTTCGGCAAGCCGCACTCGCCCATCTTCAGCTTCGGGCCGACGACGATCACCGAACGGCCGGAGTAGTCGACGCGCTTGCCCAACAGGTTGCGGCGGAAGCGCCCCTTCTTGCCCTTCAGCATGTCGGAGAGCGACTTCAATTCGCGGCGGCCGCGGCGGCTGAGGGCCTTGCCGCGCTGGCTGTTGTCGATCAGGCTATCGACGGCTTCCTGCAACATACGCTTCTCGTTGCGGACGATGACGTCCGGCGCGCCCAGTTCCAACAGGCGCTTGAGGCGGTTGTTGCGGTTGATGACCCGGCGATACAGGTCGTTGAGGTCCGACGTGGCGAAACGGCCGCCGTCCAACTGCACCATAGGGCGCAGGTCGGGCGGGATGACCGGCAACACGGTCAGGATCATCCATTCCGGGCGGTTGGAGCTGGCGCGCAACGCCTCGACGACTTGCAGGCGCTTGGTGGCGCGCTTGGCCGCCTGTTTGGAGCGGCTGGTGCGCACTTCGCGCCACAGCTCGCGGGACAGCTTTTCCAGGTCCATATTGCGCAGGATTTCGTGGAACGCCTCGGCGCCCATCGCCGCGCGAAATACGTTGCCGAATTTGCTCTTCAGTTCGCGA is drawn from Candidatus Promineifilum breve and contains these coding sequences:
- the rpoC gene encoding DNA-directed RNA polymerase subunit beta' produces the protein MENTDFRSLRVSLASPEHIRSWSYGEVTKPETINYRRLRPEKDGLFCEAIFGPTRDWQCYCGKYKNVRYKGIVCDKCGVEITRSSVRRERLGHIELAAPVAHVWYTRRVPSYMGLLLNISRRNLDRVLYFAQYVITNVDEDARQRALKRLGEELQEAEGQLETKLREQLEESTSEAATRLTELEATRDELVSTFDDRISTRTDELVQEAKGIEQRLNNIKNSAASEDIILSGELIVQKGEKVGREHIVQVNEITKERLETIQKTLEDEQKSELDTLNREIEELRGEIGYAGEGLRERMDQKLVRLRQQAQANRDQLEQLLQMTFLDENKYRELKSKFGNVFRAAMGAEAFHEILRNMDLEKLSRELWREVRTSRSKQAAKRATKRLQVVEALRASSNRPEWMILTVLPVIPPDLRPMVQLDGGRFATSDLNDLYRRVINRNNRLKRLLELGAPDVIVRNEKRMLQEAVDSLIDNSQRGKALSRRGRRELKSLSDMLKGKKGRFRRNLLGKRVDYSGRSVIVVGPKLKMGECGLPKTMALELFRPFVISKLVQYGHASNVKGAKRFMERQPPEVWEVLEEVIQGRPILLNRAPTLHRLGIQAFMPKLVEGKAIQLHPLVCAAFNADFDGDQMAVHVPLSDKAVEEAKSLMMASRNLLKPADGQPIVGPSKDMVLGVYYITMMRDGRKGEGRIFSSLEEIETAYELGYVDIHAKVRLLTQTYWKDDGTRYADGKPRTRIIETSPGRALFNLALPPQARFVNRILDKAGVNALINRVHQVIGDEETIEMVDAIKDIGFRFATVSGTTVAVADLTIPEQRTEILDGARKRVDEIDRQFRRGLLTEEEQYQRTIEQWNEAKDQVADAVKRAMDPNGPLAIMALSGAGKGGFGPITQLAGMRGLMADPQGRIIPVPIQSNFRQGLDALEYFISTHGARKGLADTALRTADAGYLTRRLVDVAQDIIIMEEDCGTVKGIWVRRSDNFGKQTLTERLIGRVAAESVVNKETGEIVIAEGDVFTAESAEAVDGLNVAEVYVFSPMTCELRLGICRKCYGTDLARGKLVELGVAVGIVAAQSIGEPGTQLTLRTFHTGGTASAGGDITQGLPRVEELFEARQRPRGEAVMTEIGGIANLRVIDGVRHVFITDVKLVDDVYEVPDGWSVLVENNQEVAVGGTLAESGDEIIFARHPGRVTRDENGLRVTWESREERDYEIAAGVRLLISDGQQVQAGDQLTEGSRNPHRILEILGRDSVTQYLLREVQQVYRPQGQNIHDKHFEVIIRKMLSKVVVTESGDTDMLPGDLIDAPIFQEKNDEVVIEGGQPAQAEPVLLGITKASLNTDSFLSASSFQHTIKVLAGAAIAGKEDRLIGLKENVIIGKLIPAGTGFRTGEDEIADLPEGFFMDPELGGTTRLTSSALIDDDTDVEVLAAIAAAAADASRITLVSEFEDVEEESDWDEEEDAWEDEDVADLDVEGPVEDEDWEEAGD
- a CDS encoding polyprenyl synthetase family protein; amino-acid sequence: MTSELDTLAAAYLPALEAEMRAVLGASDNDSAADPFLGMIHYHMGWTDAELRPAGGNSGKRIRPLLCLLACAAAGGDWRQALPAAAAIEILHNFSLVHDDIEDNSPTRRGRATLWTLWGQPQAINTGDAMFALAHLALIRLSERGVPPETVVRALRRFDETCVALTRGQYVDMSFETRDEVAVADYVAMITGKTSVLVCLAAELGALIAGADETRIGHFADFGLNLGLAFQVQDDILGIWGDESVTGKSAATDITTRKKTLPVLYGLSRNSALRALYAGDADDGDFVRRAVALLDESGAQTYAAGEAEGYTAAASANLAAAQPVEPAATALRQLTAMLLQRNF
- the fni gene encoding type 2 isopentenyl-diphosphate Delta-isomerase; the encoded protein is MSDAPTLSSAPPAGVDIHEQRQADSAGPEPNADIHERRKADHIRINLEENVTFRLTTGLEEYFFMHQALPELDLAAVDTGSVVLGKQLNTPLLISSMTGGTAKAREINRTLAAAAQEVGMAMGLGSMRAGIEDPALESTYQVRDVAPDILLFANLGAVQLNYGYDESHCRRAVDMIDADALILHFNALQEAVQPEGDGNFAGLLAKIETICRRLPVPVIAKEVGWGFSREAARQLADAGVAAIDVAGAGGTSWSQVEMHRAPTARHARVAGAFIDWGIPTAASIRYCREAAPHLPIFASGGIRDGIEAAKCIALGASLVGLAGEFLRAADRDGVAGVVDLAGTITQELRVAMFCAAAGDLATLARTPLHRAY
- a CDS encoding UDP-glucuronic acid decarboxylase family protein; translation: MRILITGAAGFLGSHLCDRFIGEGHTVVGMDNLITGSMDNIAHLFGHDRFSFIKHNVSQYIYVPGPLDAVLHFASPASPIDYLEHPIPTLKVGSLGTHNTLGLAKQKGARYLLASTSEVYGDPQVNPQPESYWGHVNPIGPRGVYDEAKRFSEAMTMAYHRYHGLETRIVRIFNTYGPRMRLNDGRAVPNFIYQALTGQPITVYGRGAQTRSFQYYSDLIEGLYRLLHSDESLPVNIGNPDTEMTVMELAEMVVELAGSQSPVICIEPTDDRIVDDPQVRRPDITRAREILGWEPRVPVADGLRETIEYFRNRL